CAGTGACTGTAATGGGCGGCGAAGACTGGGAACTGTGGATTAACGCATTATCAGAAGCAGGTGTTCTAGCTGATGGTTGTAAAACCGTTGCATACAGCTACATCGGTACTGAGCTTACATGGCCAATCTACTGGGATGGTGCTCTAGGTCAAGCTAAGATGGATTTAGATCGTGCAGCAACGGCGCTAAACGAGAAACTATCTGCAACAGGTGGTACAGCAAACGTAGCAGTACTAAAATCTGTAGTGACACAAGCAAGTTCTGCAATTCCTGTTATGCCACTGTACATTGCAATGGTATTCAAGAAAATGCGTGAAGAAGGCGTACACGAAGGTTGCCAAGAGCAAATTCTACGTATGTTTAGCCAACGTCTATATAAAGCAGACGGCTCAGCAGCAGAAGTTGATGAGAAGAACCGTCTACGTTTAGATGACTGGGAACTTCGTGAAGATATTCAACAACACTGTCGTGATCTATGGCCTCAAGTAACCACTGAGAACCTAAAGGATCTAACTGACTATGTTGAGTACAAAGAAGAGTTCTTAAAACTATTTGGCTTTGGTGTTGATGGTGTTGATTACGACGCTGATGTTAACCCTGAAGTAAACTTTGATGTTGCTGATATCTAATACTAATCTACATAAGTATAATCAGTAAATAAAAGAGAAAAGAAAACCCCAGAGTGAATGTTCATTCTGGGGTTTTTTATTGGTTCCAATAAATGGGTTCTAATAATGAGTGTATATTATGCTAGAAGTATCATAATGGTGCCGGCAACGGTCATTAAGATATTGGCAATCGCATAAGTACCAGCGTAACCCAGTGCAGGGATGGTGCTGCGTGCGTGTTCGTTAACTACGTCCATTGCTGGACCACAAGTACGAGCACCGATAATCGCACCAATTAATAAAGCACGGTTCATATTAAGAATATAGGCACCAACAAGGTAGGCTAAAATTACTGGTATCACACTGACAATAAACGCAGCAGCAAGTACTTTTAAGCCATCTTCAGAGAAGTATTCATTAATATTGCCACCAGCACTTAAACCAATACCCACCATGAACACTAATAAACCAAGGTTTTTAGTCATATTAAGTGCCCCTTGTGGTACATAACCAAAAGTAGGGTGGTTTGCTCTTAAGAAACCTAATGTAATACCTGAAATCAATAGACCAACGGCATTACCTAAACCAAATGTAACTTGGCCAAAGCTCATTGTTATCATCCCGAACATGATGCCAAGGATAAAGAAGCTACAGAAAGCTAATAAATCGGATACTTGACTATGAATTGAGATAAATCCAATCTTGTCTGCTAGGTAATGAACTTTGCTTTTTTCACCACTCACTTGAAGAATGTCACCTTTCGCTAATACGATATCGTGTTCAATTGGCATTTCAATTTGTGCACGAACCACACGGTTAAGGAAACAGCCGTATTCAGAAAGATTTAATTCTGAAAGGCGCTTACCGGCGATATTATCGCTTTTAACTACGATCTCTTCTTCTGCAATGCGTAAATCCAATAAGTTACGGTCAAATACTTCTTTTCCGTTTCTAAAGCTTGAATCGAGACGAGCATGACTATCTGGATAACCTACAAGGGCAATTTCATCACCTTGTTGCAAAATGTAGTCACCATCGGGGTTCGCTAAAATACCGTTACGACGGATACGTTCAATGTGACAGCCCGTTTGGCGGTGAATACCTAGCTCACGTAAGTTTTTACCATCTGTCCAGTCGATTAGCTCTTGGCCAACACGATAAGCTCGAATGATTGGTAGGTATACTTTTCTCTGTCCTGCACTTCCTATTCCACGTTCTTGAGCAATTTGCATTGCACTGTCTTGTAGATTTTGTTTTTGCAATTTCGGAAGTAAACGAGCCAAAAGGATAAGGCTAGTTAAACCGATTAAATATGAGAAAGCATAACCGACACTTAAATTGTCTATTACCTTACTAAAATCGACACCTTCAGGCAGGGCTGCTAAACCAGAATTTAATGCATCTTTTGCACCCACTAATACAGGCGTTGCTGTTAATGCGCCAGCCATCATGCCTGTTGATAAACCGTAGTCTAAACCGAAGTAGTGGCCTGTTAAAAAACTGAGTGAAACAGCAGAGACTAATACAACAAGTACAAGTAGAAGGTAGTGTTTGCCATCTCGTAGGAAGATACCAAAGAAGTTTGGTCCAGCCTCGATACCAACACAAAAGATAAATAGCATAAAGCCAATATTGAGAGAGTCAGCGGTAAAAGTATAACCAAGACTTCCCATAAAGAGGGCGGTGATAAGAACACCAATAGAACTGCCTAGTTGAAAACTACCAATCCTAAGTTTAGCTATGAATAAGCCAAGAGCGAGAACAACGAATAAAAGTAAGATATCGTTTTGCGATAACAATGTCGCAACATCAATGTTCACTGTATTTTGCCTGAAATATGGAGTAAGAAAGTGTGACGTAAGTCTAACTTAAAAATGGCGAATGTATAACCATATTTAGAAATAAAATTAAAAAAAAATCACCGTTTGGGAGCGGTGATTTAATTTTATAAATTAGCTATTTGAAATTAATCAAAAAGACCTAAATTTTCTTTTGCGTACGCTTCAAATTCAGTACAGCCGCCAATGTGTTTTTCATCGATAAAGATTTGAGGAACCGTTTCTACTGGTTTACCTACTGTCTTTTCTAAGTCTGCTTTTGAGATACCTTCAGCGTGAATATCAACGTAGCGGAATTTAAAATCATCACGTTTTTCAGTTAGCGTTTCAGCGTGCTCTTTAGCTCGAACACAGAATGGACAACCAGGACGACCAAAAATAACAACAAACATAGCTTTCTCCAAAAATTATTAGCGGATATGGTTCGCAATCAATAGGTTAACTATGCCTATCAATATGAATTAAGTAAAGATGATTATACCTTTTAGATTGATAGATAAAACCTATTGGTAACGTTCATCTTTTCCATAGCGAGAATCTTTAAGTGCTTCTTTAACTCGTTTCAGGTTGTCTCTAAAACCAACACCACGGCGTAATGTGAAGCCAGTTGCTAGAACATCGATAACGGTCATTTGAACAACACGACTTGCCATTGGCATATATACGTCAGTGTCTTCTGGCACATCTAAACAAATAGCTAAAGATGCCATTTTTTCAAGAGGTGAATCCTTTGCAGTAATCGCAATAACCGTTGCGCCGTTTGATTTAGCAAGCTCTGCTATTTCAACCAAGCTTTTAGTTCGACCTGTGTGTGAGATTAACACGACTACATCATTCTCTGTGCTATTGATGCAGCTCATTCGTTGCATCACGATGTCGTCAAAACAAGCAATAGGAATGTTAAATCGGAAAAATTTGTTCATGGCATCGTGCGCTACAGAAGCTGATGCACCTAAACCAAAGAAAGAGATTTTTTTCGCTTGTGTTAGAAGGTCAACTGCACGGTTTACCTGCATTGGATCTAAGCTATTTTTAGCGACATCAAGACATGCCATTGTTGATTCGAAAATCTTATGCGTATATGCATCTGGACCATCGTTTTCTTCAACATTACGGTTTACATAAGGAGTACCATTGGCAAGGCTTTGTGCAAGATGAAGTTTAAAGTCTGGGAAGCCTTTTGTATCTAGTCGACGGCAAAAACGGTTTACCGTTGGCTCACTCACGTCAGCCATTTTAGCTAAAGTGGCAATACTTGAATGAATTGCTGTTTGAGGTGAGGCCATAATTACTTCAGCTACTTTGCGCTCTGATTTGCTGAAGTTATCTAAATTATTTTGTATTTTTTCAATGGTATTCATATGCGCTCTTCTACATTTTAATTTGATATAACCTTAACCAGAGTGATTTGAAAAGACACTTTGGTTAAGATTATCCGTTTGAATAAGTATATACGTTTGTTTACTTAGCCTCTAACAATTGGCTTCGTTGATTGTATTTTAATAACAATAATATGACAGATCTCTAAAAACACTTTCAATTTAGAAAGTGATTTTTCGGTGTAAATACGACAAAACTAAAATTTTATGGATAATTTCGTGATTAAGTTTCAGTTAGAAAGGAAATGAATTACAAAAAAGATAGGTTGCTTTACATTCATAAAACAACCTATATAGAAGAATTAACGAAGGATTTTGTCTACAATTTGGTTTAATAGAGGTAAAGATATTTCACTACTGCTTGCAATTTCTCTTTGCTCAATTAATACATTTTGCAGTATTTCTTTTGTGGTTAATGGGTTTGCCAATACCACTCTGAAAACAATAGTTGGTTGATGCTGATAAACTTCAGGCGTTAATCGAGTTCGAGAAACAAAAGATTTCCCAGTTTCACGTTGCGTTTTTTGAATGTACTTGGTGAGATTATCCAAGTGCTCATAAATCTCAATTTTTTGCTCGTCAGTCGCAACTGTCAGCGCCGCTTTCACGTGACTTGGAACATAACGATAAGTCAGCAAGCAAAGCTCAGGCTCTGTTATCAGTTCAAAATCATCTTGTTGTTGAATTAAATCAGCAAAGTAGTGTGCTTTTTCAATACTTTGGTTGATTAATAATTCATAACCAGGGCGACTGATCACATTGAAACAAGAATAAAGCAACATCGCCATACCACTTCGAGAACCTTCAAGTGTGTGACGACCTAAATCTTTAGACCCTTTACGAAGAATGTATTCAGCATGATGCTGGATAGAAGACATTAATTCAGGATCTTTAAAGATAACCATACCTGCACCCATTGGTACGTATAGTTGTTTGTGTGCATCAATCGTTACGGAATCGGCTAAATCAATACCATCTAAAAGGTGTCGGTACGTATTCGACATTAATGTTGCACCGCCCCAAGCCGCATCCACATGGAAATGACACCCTTCACGTTGAGCAACGTTTGCTAATTCACGCAGTGGGTCAATTGAACCTGTTTCTGTGGTACCTGCAACACCAACAATAGCCAGTGGCTTAATATTTTTCGCTTTTGCTTGTGCAATTTTAAGTTCTAAATCGTCAAGACAAACACGATTGTTGTTGTCGGTTTTAACGGCTATAACGCCATCTTGACCAATGCCAAGTACATCCGCTGCTTTTTTGAGTGAGTAATGGCCACGTTCTGAAACGAAAATAGCTAGCCCATTACACTTATAATGCGTAAGAGCAGCAAAAAGTCCTTGTTTGGCAATGCCTTCAAAATCACCTTCTGGTTTTAATAGGCGATTTCTTGCAACCCATAGTGCAGTAATGTTAGCGATGGTACCGCCAGAACAAAAAGCACCTAAAGAGTGATCAGCACTGTGCATCCAGTGTTGATAGAAGTTGTCTTTTTGACCAAAAATTAAACGGTGTAACATACCAAGCACTTGACGCTCTAACGGGGTAAATGCTTTTGATGTTTCAATTTTCACCAAATTTTGATTTAGGGCAATCATGATTTTAGAAAGCGGCATTAAAAAGTAAGGCAATGCCGATGTCATGTGTCCAATAAAACTAGGTGCAGAGGTATGAACGGATTGAGATACAAGGGTATCTAATAAGTGCTCAGTATGTTCTGACACATAGGTCGGAGATTCTGGCATTGATGAATCGGTAAAATCTTTTTCGATTTCAGTCAATGGCTTTTCTTCGGCAACAATATGCTCTCTTAAAAATTGATTTAAGTTCTGTGAAAGTTCTTTTTCAATTATTCCAAGAGTCGAATCGGGAGCTTCCGGAACAGTAAAAATTCGCAGCAGGCTTTCAAAGCTCGCATCTGCTGTTTTGTTGTCTGTTACCATGGTATCTGTTCTATTTGTTGATGATTGAAAAGTAAAGAGGGTGGTTCTTTACAGGCTCTGAGGGCACAATTTAGAACAAAATGACGAAAATGTCTTGTGTAAAATGTGCCTCATCGAGTCTTGAAGGGTGGATTTATCACCAAAAATGAATGAGTGGTGATAAATTAATCAATATTATTGACATTTAATCATGCTGATATCGGTCATTTTTTGATTGTAAGCTTTTAGTGGTGCATCAATCGTTTTTGGATGACTTAGGATATCTGCAAAGGCAGAGCGTAATTCATAATTTTGTTTATGTGGCTGAGATTGACGATCATCGAAGGTTGCTTTAGCTATTTTACCTAAATCATCATCATGGCTTGCTAATTCTTTCACTTCTTTTTGAGTAAGCTGTAACCATGATTCTATTGATTGATTGGTTTTAACTTTTTCTGGTGCGTTTTCAAGATAGTAATCCACTGCAGCACGGTTCAGTTCAAAGTGATGTTTGCGCCCTTCAAGAAACCAATCACCAACACTTTGTAGGTTTGGATCTTTTTTCACGGTAATGGCTATGAGTTCTTGATACCAAGTTAAAGATGCATCTATATATTGACTGTATTTGTCGCTTAAACATTGAGTATCTGCAGCTTGAGCTGACGTCGTAAGCAATGCAAAAGGTAAGATTAGAGCGGCAAGTTTCATTTTAAATCCTTATAAATGAATCGTAATTATCAATTTGTGATTGTAAATAGAGTGTAACTAAATGCAATTGAAACGATTCACAGTGTGATGCTTCCCACTTAATCTGGTACGAATAATGTTTTTCTGCTTCGAACACTTAAAGAGAAACGAAGAATAGCATCAAAAAAGGAACCGATAGACTCAGTATAAAACCACTCACAATAGCAATAGGAACACAGCGAATCCCGCCACAATTTTGAATAACAGGAAGTGTGAAATCCATTGCTGTTGCTCCAGCATAACCAATAGAGGTGACTGGGTAACGATGAATTAAAGTTGGGATTAAAAGTAGAGCAACTAACTCTCGGAAAAGTTCGTTCAAGAATGCCGCGCCGCCATAAACAGGGCCTAATGCATCACCCATCAAAATACCTGCAAGTGAATACCATCCAAAACCAGAAGCCATCGCCAAGCCATGTGGTAATGGGATATCAAGGATAAGAGCACCAATGATGCCTCCGACAAAAGAGGTAGACATAATAACTGCGGCGATAATAATACCGTGTTTATTTAATAGGATTTGGCGAAGTGTAAGGCCACTGTTACGTAATTGAATACCGATTAAAAATAAAAGTAGCAGCAGAATTATCTCACTGGCTTGTTCTACCCAGCTTAAATCGATACCAGAAAGTAAGCCAAATACTAAACCTCCTGCAACCGCTAAGAGCAGCTTTGCTGATTCTAGGATCATTTTAAATAGTGGAAGTGAGTTTTTATTCCCTTCTGAATTTAGCGGGAATAGCTTATCCATGATAGGAAGAATAGCTAAGTTACATACGCTAATTGCGACAAAGAAAGTAACCGTAATCGTTAAGATCTGATTGAGGTTTTGAGCAAGATTATCCAGAGCCGCAAGACTTAAGCCCATAAGAGCTAGGATAACCGTAACTAGGTGACTTGTTGCGGCATTTATATGTTGAAGTGGCTTCTTCGTATGAAGAGGGATTAAATAGCCTAAAAGCAATGGTAAAAAAACAAATAACATTCCAGAAAACATAATAATAAACCCAACTTTTGAAGAAGCCCCGAGAATATCAAGGCTTTTCAAATTCGGCAATATAATGTTAATTGATTTGTTGTAATTTAATTACAATCCGCTGCTTCGAAGTGTTTCTCTGATGCGATCGTTGAATTGAGTATTAGTAAGGTTACTCAGTGTGTAAAGGGCTTCAGCACCTTCTAATGTTATCTCAACTTCATGGTCATCAATATCTTCATCATCATTTCTGAACATTAACAAATGATTAGCAATACGAGCGATGTTTAAGTAACTCACTGGTAAGTTACTTTCTGAAATTTGTTTATTTGTTGCTATTGAAAGGAAATCGCTATCAAACTGCCAATGATTCAATACATGGTAGCTGATTGGATTACATTCTTTTTCAAAAATATAAAGTGCGACATCAAGGTCTAGGTAATTCCCTTCTTCAAGGTAGTTGTAGTATTTATTGACTAAGCAAAATAGACCGATGTCTGCTAAAAGACCACTTAATAACGCCTTTTCTGGTTCAAGATAATCATGTGAACCGTCTGTGCTTTCTTTCAATATCTCTTCACATACCATTGTCATGACGGCAGCGAACTCGCGAGACTTAGCCGCACTTTTACGTAATAACGAATTACACTCGCTATTTAAATCACTTGAATATTTTAACTGCTCAATAGCTTGAGCGGTAACAATGTCACGGACACGGAAGATACCAAGGCGAGAAACAGCAGTTAACACGTCTGTACAGGTGATATTACGACGGTTAAATACGACAGAATTCGCCATTCTAATAACAATAGCGGTCAGGCTTGGGTCTTCTAAAAGCGTATCAGATACATCTTTAATCATTGTGCCTTCAAGAGTACACAATTTCTGAATTTTAAGTACAACATCAGGGATCGGTGGAAGCTGAATTTTCCCCGATGTGATATTGGATGTAACTTGTTGGCTAAACTCAGTTCTCAATGCGTTAAGAGCTTTCTCTTTATCGTGCTCTAGCCAAAAAAATGATAAATGATTCATTTTAATTCATATATTTAAGTAATGGTTAAATCATACATTATTTTTATACGTACTAAAAAAAAACTTGAAGAATTGAGCACGTCCTCAAACTAAATAGTTGGCTTCAAACGTCAAAGTTAATACGTCTTATTAAATAAGTGATGATTTATTGACGTCATAAATGAATCTTGTGAGATTCATCAATGTAATGGTGTGATGTATTATGTCATTATAATGTGATACGAGCCTGAAGAACTACTTGTTTCGTTACATGAATTAATTAAGAAGAATGTGATCGAAATAAAGAAATATACTGCTATTTCAGGTATTAATATAAAAATAATAGAAACTTATTCATTGTACGTTTATTATTCAATTGCTTGATGTCAATTTTATGACAGGGACGGGGGATGTTAATTTAAAGATCAAGGAGATCGAGATGAGTCATCTAGAAGAGCGCTTTTTTAACTTTGTAAAAAAACTGGGAAGATTCAATAAACGTTCAATGTTTGGTGGTGTTGGTTTGTTTACCGAAGACGCCATGTTCTCGCTAGTTACTGATGGACGACTATATGTACGCGGTGGTGGTGAGGTTGATGCTCGGTTTGAAGAGTTAGGTTGTGAGCGTTTCAAGCATGTTAAGAAGACGACAATTGCGACTGTAAATTATTTTGATGTTACTGAGTTATTTGAAAAGAAACCAGCTTCTCTTCTTTCTATTGTTCAAGAAGCTATGGAAAACTCTCGTTTAGAAAGAGAGTTTAAAAAATCAAAAGAAAACCGCCGTTTACGTGACTTACCGAATATGCAACTGACATTAGAAAGAATGGTCAAAAAAGCAGGAGTACCTGATGTTGATTCATTTCTGGAAATTGGTGCTGTTGATGTATTTAAAAAAGTGAATCACACCTATGGTGGTGATGTTGATGTTAAGTTACTTTGGAAATTTGCAGGTGCAGAATCAGGAGTTCATTGGACGTTATTACAAGAGCCTGCAAAGCAAGCATTATTACAACAAGTTTGATTTGTTTATTTCATAAAAAAACCTCGTTATACCGAAACAAATAAAGTTAAGGGATAACGAGGTTTTTTTGTATTTAAATATCTAATTAAATTAGTATTTAAAACGAGCTGTTAGCAGAAGTTGATCACCGTAGATACCATTGAAGCGACCTTCAGCACCAATAGAGAATAGCTCTGTTGAGTGGAAGCGACCGTATACTGAGAATAGAGTATCGTCGTTATCATCGATAGATAGGTAACCTACTTTACCACCAACTTCAAGTTGTGGACCTAACCATTGACGTACGCCAAGGTTCAGTTCCATACCTGTGTCATTGTGGTATTTATGGTTGTCATCAACAACACGTAATAACATTTCACCTGTGATGTCAGCCCAGTTGTTTACTGGAGCGTGGAAACCAAGACCAGCTGCTAGGTCGTAATCGCCATCTAGCTCTGAATCAATGCTTGCGATAGCGTGAGCATTTGGGTGAATTGATTTGCTGAAACCAGCACCGAATGTTGAAGGGCTAAAGCCAATGCGAGCTTCAACGTAATCGTAGCTGAAGTTGCTCATGATGGCATTGTTTGCGTCATCTGCAGCCATTGAAGTTGCAGAAATAAACATTAGGCTTGATGCTAAAAGTGTTTTACGGATCATGATATTTGAAACCTATCAAATTGAGTGCTGTAAACAAAAAATATGGCCTAGATACTAACAGAAATCGGTATTTTTGCTAGAAAGCAATATATAAATTTGAAGTAACAACAAATCGTCAAAAAATGAACATGTATATATATTTAATAAAATAAAGCAAAAATTAAGCCAAGCATAGTAAGTTTTGTTATATATGACGCAGTTATCTAATAAATAGAGTTGTATTGAACTTGTTGTGTTAGGTAAACTGATTGAAATTGATAACGTTGGATACCAATATGAATGAGTTAAAAAAATATGCAGCAATAGGTGGAGCTGTTGCTCTTGTTGCTTGCTGGCCATTTGCGACAGGGAAGATTGGTGAAGCCATTTTTAAAGATGGAATCGCTTCTTATGATAATTCAGTGATTGCTATTGAAAATCTTTCTTATGATCGCGGTTATTTAAGTTCGACGGCTCAAAGTCGAATTCATGTTGTTGATCCGGGTTTAAGTGCTGAACTAGAACATGCTGGGTATCCGACTGACATTATTGTGAATCATGAAATATCTCATGGTTTGTTATCGATCTCCTCGGTATCAACATTTGAAACTGAAGCGAATAAGTCTGATTTCATTAAAGGACTTAAGTTAACTACTGAGAGTCAATTAACTGGTACAACAGAGTTACTTCTTTCAAGCCAAGACGCTAATTTTGTTAATGATGATTTACGTGCGCAGGGTGTTGAAAAATTATTTGTTGCCGCAAGTCAAGTATCTGCGACGGTACAAAAAGATGGTCAATTCACTTTAGCTTATGATCTGCCTAAGACTGAATTACGTCTAGATAATCAATCTGAGTTTGTTGTTGATAACGTAAAAGGTCAAAGTGTTGGTCATTATGTGGGTGATATCTTCATTGGTGAAGCAAACATCAATATGGATAAATTGGTTTTAAATGACGTAGAAGGTCAAAATCACAATGAAGTGAAAGGCTTTAACTACACGAGCATTAACCAAATCAAAGAAGTAAAAGATAAGCCAGAAGACAATGCACTAAGCTCTAGCAATAAGCTAACGATAAATGAAATCGTTACAGACAGTGGTACTTTGGAAAATGGTGTTTTTGACTTAAGTTTTGAAGAGCTGAACTATGATGCATTAATTAAGCTAGTCCCTCTATTACAAGATCAAGAAATCACGCCAGAAAAAGTACAACAACTGATGCTGTCTTTTGATTTACTTGCTGCTAAGGGTTTTAAAGTAAACTTAAATGAATTTAGTGCTGATGTACTAGGCAGTAAAGTGAATAGCCAAATTCTACTTACTTTACCGGCAGGGACTGCGCGAGCTTCTCAAAATGCGGATAAATTAGTTCAAACATTACAAGGCAGTTCTGAGCTAGTTATTGCGAAAAAATTGGTAGATGAGACACCAGAACTTCGTATGCAAATGGATGAATTACTTGTTAATGAATTTGCAACGGAAGAGGGCGATAATTATCGTTTATCTGCGAAGATTGCTAATGGTCAAATTGAGTTACCAAATGGTCAAAAAATGCCTCTATTTATGCTATTAGGCTTTTTAACTTATCTTCGTTAATTCATTTATATTTATACAAATAGCTCACTTTGGTGGGCTATTTTTTTAATTGATATTTTTAACTTGAATCTGTCATCGTTATGGATTTAGTGAAATAGATCACTTTCTGATTCCTTTATGAGATGAAAGGTGTTATTAATTTCGTAATCATTTTTTGTCAGTTAGTGTTGTAAACATCAACAGGAGTTTTAAGAAACATGGAAAAAGTATTTAACTTTTGTGCTGGACCAGCAATGTTACCAGTAGACGTTCTCGCCCAAGCTCAAAAGGAATTGGTAAATTGGAATGGCTTAGGCACATCTGTGATGGAAATAAGTCACCGCAGTAAAGAGTTTATTAAAGTCGCTGAAGAATCAGAGCAAGACTTACGTGATCTATTAGCGATTCCAGACAACTATAAAGTGTTATTTTGCCAAGGTGGTGCCAGAGCTCAGTTTGCTGCGGTACCTTTGAATTTATTGGGTGGTAATACTAAAGCTGATTATGTTGACGCTGGTTATTGGGCTCAAAGTGCGGTTGAAGAAGCGCAAAAATATTGCACACCAAATGTGATTAATACCATTATTGATGTTGATGGTAAGAAAGCGGTTCAATCGGCTTCTGAATGGACATTAAGCGATGATGCGGCGTATGTGCATTTTTGTCCAAATGAAACCATTGATGGTATTGAGATTAATGATCTGCCAGTAACCGATAAGCCAATTGTTGCTGATATGTCATCGACCATTTTATCGCGTAAGATTGATGTGTCGAAATACGGTGTTATTTATGCTGGGGCACAGAAGAATATTGGTCCTGCGGGCTTAACGATTGTTATTGTTCGTGATGATCTATTGGATTTAGCCGCTCAAGCTTTGCCGAGTGTATTAAACTACGGTGTATTAGCGGATAAAGAATCTATGTTTAATACGCCTCCAACTTACGCTTGGTACCTTGCGGGATTAGTTTTCAAATGGTTGAAATCTAATGGTGGTATTGATGCAATGGAAACACATAACCGTAAGAAAGCAGCGGTTCTGTACGATTACATTGATCACTCGGATTTTTACCGTAACGATGTGCATTCTGATAATCGCTCATTAATGAACGTACCATTTCAACTGGCAAACCCAGAGTTGGATACGAAGTTTCTTGAATTAGCTGATGAAGCGGGTTTAAAAGCATTGAAAGGACATAGAGTTGTCGG
The Aliivibrio fischeri ATCC 7744 = JCM 18803 = DSM 507 DNA segment above includes these coding regions:
- a CDS encoding DUF945 family protein — protein: MNELKKYAAIGGAVALVACWPFATGKIGEAIFKDGIASYDNSVIAIENLSYDRGYLSSTAQSRIHVVDPGLSAELEHAGYPTDIIVNHEISHGLLSISSVSTFETEANKSDFIKGLKLTTESQLTGTTELLLSSQDANFVNDDLRAQGVEKLFVAASQVSATVQKDGQFTLAYDLPKTELRLDNQSEFVVDNVKGQSVGHYVGDIFIGEANINMDKLVLNDVEGQNHNEVKGFNYTSINQIKEVKDKPEDNALSSSNKLTINEIVTDSGTLENGVFDLSFEELNYDALIKLVPLLQDQEITPEKVQQLMLSFDLLAAKGFKVNLNEFSADVLGSKVNSQILLTLPAGTARASQNADKLVQTLQGSSELVIAKKLVDETPELRMQMDELLVNEFATEEGDNYRLSAKIANGQIELPNGQKMPLFMLLGFLTYLR
- the serC gene encoding 3-phosphoserine/phosphohydroxythreonine transaminase: MEKVFNFCAGPAMLPVDVLAQAQKELVNWNGLGTSVMEISHRSKEFIKVAEESEQDLRDLLAIPDNYKVLFCQGGARAQFAAVPLNLLGGNTKADYVDAGYWAQSAVEEAQKYCTPNVINTIIDVDGKKAVQSASEWTLSDDAAYVHFCPNETIDGIEINDLPVTDKPIVADMSSTILSRKIDVSKYGVIYAGAQKNIGPAGLTIVIVRDDLLDLAAQALPSVLNYGVLADKESMFNTPPTYAWYLAGLVFKWLKSNGGIDAMETHNRKKAAVLYDYIDHSDFYRNDVHSDNRSLMNVPFQLANPELDTKFLELADEAGLKALKGHRVVGGMRASIYNAMPLEGVEALVQFMKEFEEKYV